The genomic region CCTGCCGATGGCTGTCGGCGCCTGAGCCGACGAAGACCGAAAAGCGGAGGTGCGGAATGGGCTCCATAGATCACTCCACCAAGAGCCAGGCCGAACAGGTGATCGACGAGCTCCTGGGCCTGCACCCCAAGGGCTTCGACCTGTCTCTCGATCGCATCACACGGCTGCTTGAGCTTCTTGGCAACCCGCAGACAAAACTGCCGCCGGTGATCCATGTCGCCGGCACCAACGGCAAGGGCTCCGTCACGGCGTTCTGCCGGGCGCTGCTCGAAGCGGGCGGCAAAAGCGTTCATGTCCACACGTCGCCGCACCTGGTCAACTGGCATGAACGCTATCGCATCGGCGTCAAGGGCGGTCGAGGACAGCTCGTCGACGACGCTGTCTTTGCCGATGCACTGCGCCGCGTCGCGGATGCCAATGCCGGCCAGAAGATCACCGTATTTGAAATCCTGACCGCAGTTACCTTCCTGCTGTTCTCGGAACAGCCCGCCGATGCGGCGATCATCGAGGTCGGTCTCGGTGGCCGCTTCGATGCGACCAACGTTATCTCCGACCCCGCCGTGTCCGTCATCATGCCGATCTCGCTGGATCATCAGCCTTATCTCGGCGACCGCGTCGAACTGATTGCCGCTGAAAAGGCCGGCATTATGAAGCGCGGGCTTCCGGTGGTCATCGGCCACCAGCAATACGATGCTGCGCTCGAGGTCTTGACGGCGACGGCCGAGAGGCTGCATTGCCCGACGGCAGTATTCGGCCAAGACTTTTCGGCTCATGAGGAATACGGACGGCTGGTCTACCAGGACGAGTTTGGCCTTGCCGACCTGTCGCTGCCACGTCTGCCGGGACGCCACCAGCACGCCAATGCCGCCGCCGCCATCCGCGCTGTCAAGGCCGCCGGCTTCATCGTCACGGACGCCATGATGGAAAAGGCGATGACGACGGTCGAATGGCCCGGCCGACTGCAGCGCTTGACCGAAGGCAAGCTCTTCGCTCGCGCGCCGAAGGGTGCCGAAATCTGGGTTGACGGAGGGCATAATCCGGGTGCCGGAGAGGTCATTGCCGAGGCGATGGCCGGCTTCGAGGAGCGTCAGGCTCGACCGTTGTTCCTGATCACCGGCATGATCAACACCAAGGATCCTATAGGTTACTTCAAGGCTTTCGCCGGTCTGGCGGAAAAAGTTTTCTGCGTGCCGATCGCCCATAGCGATGCGATGATCGATCCCGTCGTTCTCAGCCATGCCGCCTATGATGCCGGACTGGTTGCCGAGCCTATGTCGTCAGTTGGCGATGCGCTCGACGCAATCATGCGGACGATGTCGCCGGATACCTTGCCCCCACGCATCCTGATGGGCGGCTCGCTCTATTTGGTTGGCGAGGTATTGGCCGAAAACGGAACTCCACCGCAATAAAAAAGCCCGGACAATGCCGGGCTTCTAACTCTGCTGTCTCTAGGCGACGCAATCAGGCGGCGTTGGAAATCCAGCTTGCCAGCGCAGACTTCGGTGCAGCACCGACCTTGATGTCGGCAACTTCACCAGCCTTGAAGAGGGCCAGCGTCGGGATCGAGCGAACGCCAAACTTGGCGGCAAGTTCCGGATTTTCATCGATGTTGAGCTTGGCCACCTTGACCTTGCCGGCCATCTCGACTGAAATCTCTTCGAGGCTCGGAGCAATCATCTTGCACGGACCACACCATTCAGCCCAGAAATCAACGACGACTGGTTCTGCAGAATCCAGAACTTCCGCTTGGAAGTTCGAGTTATCGACTTTCACGGTAGCCATAAAAATGCTCCTTCACCGGAATTAACTGTTGAACCACATGTGATGTTGCGGTGCCAAATTTCAAGCTTTGGTATTTCACTTTGTCATGAGTTCGGCAAGCGCCGATCTTAGCGCTGCCTCGGAGAGCGTGTGGACAGTCGCGCTCTCGGAGTAGACCAGCACGCAATCGATGCGCTTGCCCGGATAGAGCGGCGCCAGGATCTCGCGGTAGATCGCCAGCTGTGCCTTGTGCGCGAAGGGAATGGCGTCCGCCGTTGCCG from Rhizobium tumorigenes harbors:
- the trxA gene encoding thioredoxin, translated to MATVKVDNSNFQAEVLDSAEPVVVDFWAEWCGPCKMIAPSLEEISVEMAGKVKVAKLNIDENPELAAKFGVRSIPTLALFKAGEVADIKVGAAPKSALASWISNAA
- a CDS encoding bifunctional folylpolyglutamate synthase/dihydrofolate synthase encodes the protein MGSIDHSTKSQAEQVIDELLGLHPKGFDLSLDRITRLLELLGNPQTKLPPVIHVAGTNGKGSVTAFCRALLEAGGKSVHVHTSPHLVNWHERYRIGVKGGRGQLVDDAVFADALRRVADANAGQKITVFEILTAVTFLLFSEQPADAAIIEVGLGGRFDATNVISDPAVSVIMPISLDHQPYLGDRVELIAAEKAGIMKRGLPVVIGHQQYDAALEVLTATAERLHCPTAVFGQDFSAHEEYGRLVYQDEFGLADLSLPRLPGRHQHANAAAAIRAVKAAGFIVTDAMMEKAMTTVEWPGRLQRLTEGKLFARAPKGAEIWVDGGHNPGAGEVIAEAMAGFEERQARPLFLITGMINTKDPIGYFKAFAGLAEKVFCVPIAHSDAMIDPVVLSHAAYDAGLVAEPMSSVGDALDAIMRTMSPDTLPPRILMGGSLYLVGEVLAENGTPPQ